A part of Actinomycetota bacterium genomic DNA contains:
- a CDS encoding ATP-binding protein, whose amino-acid sequence MNLLDAVIPAGIEAPRKARRLLQDVLSQLPVEQADDVKLMVNELVTNSVKHASVEPGAPIRVHIEIEGDALRGEVFDQGVGFRIRPMARERPGESGYGLRLVQGMADRWGLNVRDGTCVWFEVDLAVA is encoded by the coding sequence ATGAACCTTTTGGATGCGGTGATCCCAGCAGGGATCGAGGCTCCTCGCAAAGCGCGGAGATTGCTTCAGGATGTCCTCTCGCAGCTCCCCGTCGAGCAGGCCGACGACGTGAAGTTGATGGTGAACGAGCTCGTGACGAACAGCGTGAAGCACGCCTCGGTCGAACCCGGCGCTCCTATCCGCGTGCACATCGAGATCGAGGGGGATGCGCTTCGAGGAGAAGTGTTCGATCAAGGCGTCGGATTCCGCATACGGCCGATGGCAAGGGAGCGGCCGGGCGAGTCCGGATACGGCCTTCGCCTGGTGCAAGGGATGGCCGATCGATGGGGCCTCAACGTGCGCGACGGGACCTGCGTCTGGTTCGAGGTCGACCTCGCCGTCGCCTGA
- a CDS encoding FAD-dependent oxidoreductase, with translation MGSLNERNPSLWVETSQETNYRTLSGKPSFDAIVIGGGIAGLSAAYMLQRDGMKVAVLEAGRIASGVTGYTTAKVTALHGLIYADLLERHGAERARMYAAANSTAVDMIRSIVDAEGISCELERQDAYTYADTIDGADAIRREADACREIGLAAELTYDVPLPFPVSAAIRLSGQAQFHPRAYCLGLAAAIHGKRGRIYERTHVSDVQEKVRVCHVKTKHGTLSTPHVVVATHLPFMGDGRFYAKTAPSRSYAMAFPGGGALSGMFIGSEEPTRSLRPATAAGRRWLIVGGERHKVGQDDDTEARYAALESWAQEKLSLGEPAYRWSAQDYVSVDGIPYVGNLTADHQRVFVATGFRKWGMTNGTAAGVMIADAIAGRENPWATAFDSTRKRFPQAARKLLTENLNVAKQLVGGKLPVNGHTPEELAPGDGRIMKVDGETVAVSRDDAGRLHAVSPDCTHMGCRVAWNTAERSWDCPCHGSRFTPDGEIIQGPATQPLKSQEIVLKR, from the coding sequence ATGGGTAGCTTGAACGAACGCAACCCGTCCCTGTGGGTCGAGACCTCGCAGGAGACGAATTATCGTACGTTGAGCGGCAAGCCGAGCTTCGATGCGATCGTGATCGGCGGCGGGATCGCCGGGCTCAGCGCGGCGTACATGTTGCAGCGCGACGGCATGAAGGTCGCGGTGCTCGAGGCGGGACGCATCGCGTCAGGGGTCACCGGCTACACCACGGCCAAGGTGACTGCCCTGCACGGCCTGATCTACGCCGACCTCCTCGAGCGGCACGGCGCCGAGCGCGCGCGCATGTACGCAGCGGCGAACAGCACTGCGGTCGACATGATCCGCTCGATCGTCGACGCAGAAGGGATCTCGTGCGAGCTCGAGCGGCAGGACGCCTACACGTACGCCGACACGATCGACGGAGCCGACGCGATCCGTCGAGAGGCCGACGCCTGTCGCGAGATCGGACTCGCCGCGGAGCTCACTTACGACGTGCCGCTCCCCTTCCCGGTATCGGCGGCGATCCGGCTGAGCGGCCAGGCCCAATTCCATCCACGCGCATACTGTCTCGGCCTCGCGGCCGCGATCCACGGCAAGCGCGGCCGGATCTACGAGCGCACCCACGTCTCCGACGTCCAAGAGAAGGTCCGCGTCTGCCACGTGAAGACGAAGCATGGAACGCTTTCGACGCCGCACGTCGTGGTCGCCACGCACCTGCCGTTCATGGGAGACGGCCGCTTCTATGCGAAGACCGCGCCCAGCCGCTCGTACGCGATGGCGTTCCCCGGCGGCGGCGCGCTCTCCGGCATGTTCATCGGCTCCGAGGAGCCCACCCGCTCGCTGCGGCCGGCGACGGCCGCCGGACGGCGCTGGCTCATCGTCGGAGGCGAGCGACACAAGGTCGGCCAGGACGACGACACCGAGGCCCGCTACGCCGCGCTGGAGTCGTGGGCGCAGGAGAAGCTGTCGCTGGGCGAACCGGCGTACCGCTGGTCGGCGCAGGACTACGTGTCCGTGGATGGGATCCCGTACGTCGGAAATCTGACCGCCGATCACCAGCGCGTGTTCGTCGCGACCGGGTTCCGCAAGTGGGGCATGACGAACGGCACCGCGGCAGGCGTGATGATCGCCGACGCGATCGCCGGCCGAGAGAACCCGTGGGCGACGGCGTTCGATTCGACGCGCAAGCGGTTCCCGCAGGCCGCCAGGAAGCTGCTCACCGAGAACCTCAACGTCGCCAAGCAACTGGTCGGCGGAAAGCTCCCGGTGAACGGTCACACGCCCGAGGAGCTGGCGCCCGGGGACGGCCGGATCATGAAGGTGGACGGCGAGACGGTCGCCGTTTCGCGAGACGACGCCGGGCGTTTGCATGCCGTGTCACCGGATTGCACGCACATGGGCTGCCGCGTTGCGTGGAACACCGCGGAACGGAGCTGGGACTGCCCCTGCCACGGATCGCGGTTCACGCCGGACGGTGAGATCATCCAGGGCCCGGCAACACAGCCCTTGAAGTCGCAGGAGATCGTATTGAAGCGCTAA
- a CDS encoding TraR/DksA C4-type zinc finger protein yields MDDGLIRARLEELRIELVRRSIRKPGSARSSSSRPTTEAGLEDVDRAIRMLERGTYGVCEKCGLPISQDRLDAYPAARFCMEDQRNAER; encoded by the coding sequence GTGGATGACGGGTTGATCCGCGCGCGCCTCGAGGAATTGCGGATCGAGCTCGTTCGCCGGTCGATCCGGAAGCCCGGGAGCGCGAGAAGCTCATCGAGCCGCCCGACCACTGAAGCCGGGCTTGAAGATGTCGATCGCGCGATCCGGATGCTCGAGAGGGGAACGTACGGCGTGTGCGAGAAGTGCGGGCTGCCGATCTCTCAGGACCGGCTGGATGCCTACCCCGCTGCACGATTCTGTATGGAAGATCAACGGAACGCCGAACGCTAA
- a CDS encoding N-acetyltransferase, whose product MPGFERLTPEHLVQPFVSGNDDLDDWFREAAVTADRAGTARVYAWIGDEREVIGYFAIVPHNIRREDVPPAIGRGAPGAIPGFLLARLALSEHLHGGGRGAELLAGAIATILAAIQAGGGRVIVVDAIDDRARGFYEHFGFRPIPANPNRLAMKASSAAASLALPWP is encoded by the coding sequence GTGCCTGGGTTCGAACGGCTCACGCCCGAGCATTTAGTTCAACCCTTCGTCTCGGGAAACGACGACCTGGATGACTGGTTTCGAGAAGCAGCGGTGACGGCCGATCGAGCTGGCACGGCCCGGGTTTACGCGTGGATAGGCGACGAGCGGGAAGTGATCGGCTATTTCGCGATCGTTCCTCACAACATCCGTAGGGAGGACGTCCCTCCTGCTATCGGACGCGGAGCTCCGGGCGCTATCCCTGGTTTCCTTCTCGCCCGGCTGGCGCTGTCGGAGCACTTGCACGGGGGTGGTCGAGGCGCAGAGCTACTCGCAGGAGCAATCGCAACGATTTTGGCCGCGATCCAGGCGGGCGGTGGCCGCGTGATCGTCGTCGATGCAATCGACGATCGTGCCCGTGGATTCTATGAACACTTCGGCTTTCGTCCGATCCCGGCAAACCCGAATCGGCTGGCGATGAAGGCAAGCTCCGCGGCCGCGTCGCTGGCGCTGCCATGGCCGTAA
- a CDS encoding (4Fe-4S)-binding protein: MTSSEGSAVPSGKEYPADGITVWWDSTRCRHFAECRRGHPAVFETGRKPWVRPDLGEPADIAEVIRRCPTGALHYRLPDGSEEEPAVPTSVRRLSAGPVLLRGDLVIRTLGGPLRDTRAALCGCGKTENNPFCDGACGIDHSA; encoded by the coding sequence GTGACGTCGTCGGAAGGATCAGCGGTTCCCTCGGGCAAGGAGTACCCCGCCGACGGCATCACGGTTTGGTGGGACTCCACGAGGTGCCGGCACTTCGCCGAATGTCGCCGCGGCCACCCCGCCGTCTTCGAGACCGGCCGGAAGCCCTGGGTGCGGCCGGACCTCGGCGAGCCCGCCGACATCGCCGAGGTGATCCGCCGGTGCCCGACCGGGGCGCTCCACTACCGCCTGCCCGACGGATCCGAGGAGGAACCGGCGGTCCCGACGAGCGTCCGGCGTCTGAGCGCCGGGCCGGTCTTGCTCCGTGGGGACCTCGTGATCCGGACGCTCGGGGGCCCCCTACGCGACACGCGAGCGGCGCTGTGCGGATGCGGGAAGACCGAGAACAACCCGTTCTGCGACGGCGCCTGCGGCATCGACCACTCCGCTTAG
- a CDS encoding CapA family protein produces MRANRIAVALLLATLGCPSRDTDPAANAPTPAPASPTTDARRMPLAIVGHATRPPIDLSRAVAERLLEGQIGDWRDLGQPAARIRLIEGPSADLELDGGVAGGPLVTRTAGDPEAIRIVERDFDAIAIVAADAVAPTVRAFSVDALSPVRHPAKYPLKILGRPDGTVTTVFAAGDLMLGRQVGREMREAGDHTLPFRYVGPRMAAADLTFANFEGTMSCGDGRPRNTPPFAAIPEAIEGLRFAGVDVLSLGNGHIGDYGPRGVVETVRRLRDAGFGTTGAGANITRALEPAIVERNGTRFGFLAFNGSAEIPAATSTRAGPYAIPMAPYFRLDTSALDGMLAAVRDLAEQVDVVIVYPHWGDEHTFSFNADQQRVGRALIDAGTDLVIGTHPHWVQGIQRYRDGIIVHSLGNFVFDMHWFDEPRRGFAAEFTFWGDRLMQMELLPVFIDDRYRPRFLSWDDGLPILERVWGASGQPWRLDRAKPRGAYVVPRMPIPNDSPC; encoded by the coding sequence GTGCGTGCGAACCGGATCGCCGTCGCGCTGTTGCTCGCTACGCTCGGCTGCCCAAGTCGGGACACCGACCCGGCCGCGAATGCTCCGACGCCGGCCCCGGCCTCTCCGACGACCGATGCCCGGCGCATGCCGCTGGCGATCGTAGGCCATGCGACGCGTCCGCCCATCGATCTCAGTCGTGCCGTCGCGGAACGTCTCCTCGAGGGGCAGATCGGCGACTGGCGAGACCTCGGTCAGCCCGCCGCACGGATCCGGCTGATCGAGGGACCCTCGGCGGACCTCGAGTTGGATGGCGGGGTGGCCGGCGGCCCGCTCGTAACCCGAACCGCCGGCGATCCGGAAGCGATCCGCATCGTCGAACGGGACTTCGACGCGATCGCGATCGTGGCGGCGGACGCCGTGGCACCGACCGTCCGCGCGTTCAGCGTCGACGCGCTCAGCCCCGTTAGGCACCCGGCGAAGTACCCGCTGAAAATCCTCGGGCGCCCCGATGGAACGGTGACGACGGTCTTCGCGGCCGGCGACCTCATGCTCGGCCGTCAGGTCGGGCGCGAGATGCGGGAGGCCGGCGACCACACGTTGCCGTTCCGGTACGTCGGACCTCGGATGGCGGCCGCCGATCTAACTTTCGCGAACTTCGAGGGGACGATGTCGTGCGGCGACGGTCGGCCGCGCAACACGCCGCCGTTCGCAGCCATCCCGGAGGCGATCGAGGGACTCCGGTTCGCCGGTGTCGACGTCCTGTCGCTCGGCAACGGTCATATCGGCGACTACGGCCCACGAGGTGTCGTCGAGACCGTGCGACGTCTCCGCGACGCCGGGTTCGGGACGACCGGAGCCGGCGCGAACATCACTCGCGCGCTCGAGCCGGCGATCGTGGAGCGGAACGGAACCCGATTCGGGTTCCTCGCGTTCAACGGCTCGGCCGAGATCCCCGCCGCGACGTCGACGCGCGCAGGGCCGTACGCGATCCCAATGGCGCCGTATTTCCGTCTCGATACGAGCGCGCTCGATGGCATGCTTGCAGCCGTACGCGACCTGGCGGAGCAGGTCGACGTCGTCATCGTCTATCCCCATTGGGGCGACGAGCACACGTTCTCTTTCAACGCCGACCAGCAGCGCGTGGGCCGCGCGCTGATCGACGCCGGTACTGATCTGGTGATCGGCACGCATCCGCACTGGGTGCAGGGGATCCAGCGCTACCGGGACGGGATCATCGTCCACTCGCTCGGCAACTTCGTGTTCGACATGCACTGGTTCGACGAGCCCCGCCGCGGCTTCGCGGCCGAGTTCACCTTCTGGGGCGACCGCCTCATGCAGATGGAGCTGCTCCCGGTGTTCATCGACGACCGGTATCGCCCGCGGTTCCTGTCGTGGGACGACGGGCTCCCGATCCTCGAGCGCGTGTGGGGCGCGAGCGGCCAGCCGTGGCGTCTGGACCGGGCGAAGCCACGCGGCGCCTACGTCGTACCGCGGATGCCGATCCCGAACGATTCTCCTTGCTAG